From a region of the Octopus sinensis linkage group LG18, ASM634580v1, whole genome shotgun sequence genome:
- the LOC118766913 gene encoding uncharacterized protein LOC118766913 has product MEAGKTTLPKWLYFDVETRTFSGVPKPADIAQYYIEVVAQAEDQGAVSQFAKDVFSIHVTKESLKPTTVAAAAAAAISGSSSKKNGKGSNSPPVIRCMPQEPETAFTLIVDADLDQLPPHGIVGLLKKLEHNLELVSEMFKVGPATTGNRPIPPVHAVAPDTSSSSTLESGPGDTKIAKHPGVLVTWLVGCGRVELQHMNVLQRVESISANGTLSELLGHGVVGWHVTNRQVTLPEKRVRRAAIMATPAVTDIAPTRTHLHSHKTHHRHTDGMAISMPEYCSRARKLKPRIAHRIPVQEFEAGKRAYFSVPSDTFIDCKEPSDRLTLAFFLKQLPPNIWLQRDPANNKSIIGLPMESNVGILNVTVVAINSDGKFNNMDFLVKVLKNKNLKSNKVTHKIKMKFSMEYKKFMSNLDSRLNLIDKIGKLYGDADASSVTVLEITEGSVEVSWTNNTLVGTKCPDDATKALFECLVDDKKRVKRSARKAMKPFKLQSAQIIPMGACAGVYINPMPSTTMVASTTPELNINPMLDTTMAAATTPELKPQSDDENVILISTIVLDVTIVSILLLALLITCIRYRKSRREKMSLSSAGEGTQLIPNQTEEEVGIAETVE; this is encoded by the coding sequence ATGGAGGCTGGCAAGACGACCCTACCCAAGTGGTTGTATTTCGACGTTGAGACTCGTACCTTCTCTGGAGTCCCGAAACCAGCAGACATCGCCCAGTATTACATCGAGGTTGTGGCGCAGGCTGAGGACCAAGGAGCTGTTAGTCAGTTCGCCAAAGACGTCTTCTCGATTCATGTGACCAAAGAAAGCTTGAAACCCACCActgtggcggcagcagcagcagcagcaatcagTGGTTCATCATCAAAGAAGAACGGCAAGGGTTCAAATTCTCCACCAGTCATCCGATGCATGCCCCAGGAGCCAGAGACAGCATTTACGCTAATTGTTGATGCAGACCTTGATCAACTTCCTCCCCACGGCATTGTGGGACTGTTAAAGAAACTGGAGCACAATCTGGAGCTTGTGTCTGAGATGTTTAAGGTCGGTCCTGCCACCACTGGCAACAGGCCCATCCCTCCTGTCCATGCAGTCGCCCCAGACACATCGTCCTCATCCACCCTTGAATCAGGGCCCGGTGACACAAAAATCGCAAAACACCCCGGGGTGCTTGTCACATGGCTGGTTGGTTGTGGCCGAGTGGAGCTGCAGCACATGAACGTTCTACAGAGGGTGGAATCAATTTCAGCAAATGGCACCTTGTCCGAGCTCCTCGGTCATGGAGTTGTAGGGTGGCATGTGACAAACAGACAAGTAACCCTGCCTGAGAAGAGAGTAAGGCGTGCAGCCATCATGGCCACCCCGGCTGTCACTGACATTGCACCGACGCGCACCCACCTGCATTCGCACAAGACCCACCACCGACATACAGATGGAATGGCCATCAGCATGCCCGAATATTGCAGTCGCGCAAGAAAGCTAAAACCACGAATAGCACACAGGATTCCTGTACAGGAATTCGAGGCCGGGAAGCGAGCCTACTTCTCTGTGCCATCTGACACGTTCATTGACTGCAAGGAGCCCAGCGACCGCTTGACGCTGGCATTTTTCCTTAAGCAACTCCCTCCCAACATTTGGCTGCAGCGAGACCCGGCCAATAACAAAAGCATAATTGGGCTTCCAATGGAAAGCAATGTGGGCATCCTCAACGTGACAGTGGTGGCGATAAACAGTGATGGAAAGTTCAACAACATGGACTTCCTCGTGAAGGTTCTGAAGAACAAGAACCTCAAGAGCAACAAGGTAACCCACAAGATCAAGATGAAGTTCAGTATGGAGTACAAGAAGTTCATGTCAAACCTCGACTCGAGGCTCAATCTCATTGACAAGATAGGCAAATTGTACGGAGACGCAGATGCGAGCAGCGTCACAGTGCTCGAAATAACAGAGGGGTCCGTGGAGGTGTCGTGGACAAACAACACTCTCGTCGGCACAAAATGCCCCGATGATGCTACCAAAGCCCTTTTTGAATGCCTAGTTGATGACAAAAAGCGGGTGAAACGTTCAGCAAGGAAAGCAATGAAACCTTTCAAGCTGCAATCGGCCCAAATAATCCCGATGGGAGCTTGTGCTGGGGTCTATATCAACCCAATGCCGAGCACCACAATGGTAGCATCAACAACACCAGAACTCAATATCAACCCAATGCTGGACACCAcaatggcagcagcaacaacaccagaACTCAAACCACAGTCTGATGATGAGAACGTTATTCTTATTTCAACCATTGTCCTTGATGTCACCATCGTGTCCATATTGCTTCTGGCCCTGCTCATTACTTGCATCCGTTACCGAAAGAGTCGGAGAGAAAAGATGTCGCTCTCGTCTGCCGGCGAGGGCACCCAGTTGATCCCGAACCAGACCGAAGAAGAGGTGGGCATCGCAGAAACGGTGGAGTAA
- the LOC118766938 gene encoding uncharacterized protein LOC118766938, translated as MMDLNEESNKALLLNAKQYSLTSSLIDPQMIKYEYQDLSGKGSNQNDNLIYEDTFVGSYDKMLSCSLESQVLNQNGIVDSISNELFYPKDSRMSPEDVALSNKMLVSSPSMMARQGHNVGLGDADGSKLTVYPKENLGRMDTAIKM; from the exons AGAGTCAAATAAAGCTCTTTTACTGAATGCTAAGCAATATTCACTCACATCTAGCCTTATTGATCCTCAGAtgattaaatatgaatatcaagATTTGTCAGGAAAGGGGTCAAACCAGAATGACAATTTAATATATGAAGATACTTTTGTTGGATCCTATGATAAGATGTTGTCATGCTCTTTAGAAAGTCAGGTACTGAATCAAAATGGCATAGTGGATTCTATCTCCAATGAATTGTTCTATCCAAAAGACTCACGTATGTCACCAGAAGATGTGGCTTTATCAAATAAAATGTTGGTGTCATCACCTTCC ATGATGGCGAGACAGGGACATAATGTTGGACTTGGAGATGCTGATGGAAGTAAATTGACAGTTTATCCCAAAGAAAATTTAGGTAGAATGGATACTGCTATAAAAATGTGA